A window of Halovivax gelatinilyticus genomic DNA:
AACGGGTCTTTGGCAGTTCGGGCGTGAAGATGACTTCTTCCGGGCGGGCGATCGGGCCGATGGCGCCTTCGACGCCCTCGACGACGCGGTCGTACATGGCGTCGGACGCCTCCTGCCCGTCTTCTAAGATGACGTAGGCGTAGACGGCTTCGCCCTTGACGTCGTGGGTGCCGCCGACGACGGCGGCTTCGGCCACGCCGGAGACGCCGACGATCGCGCTCTCGATCTCCATCGTTCCCAGCCGGTGGCCGGAGACGTTGATCACGTCGTCGACCCGGCCGAGGACGGTGATGTAGCCGTCGTCGTCCAGTTTTGCGCCGTCTTCGGGGAAGTAGACCCAGTCTTCGGGATCGTCGCTGTCGGTGTCCGAGTACTCGCGCCAGTACTCGTCGATAAATCGCTCGTCGTTGTTGTACAGCGTCCGAAGCATTCCCGGCCACGGTTGCTGGACGGTGAGGTAGCCGGCGTTGCCCGGCTCGACGGGTTCGCCATCGGTATCGACGACCGTCGCGTCGATACCTGGCAGCGGCGGCCCGGCGGAGCCGGGCTTCATGGTGTCGATACCGGGAAGGGTTGTGACCATCATACCGCCGGTTTCGGTTTGCCACCAGGTGTCGACGATCGGGCACCCCTCGTCCCCGATGTGTTTGTAGTACCACTTCCAGGCGCGGGGGTTGATCGGCTCGCCGACCGTTCCGAGCAGGCGGAGACTCGAGAGGTCGCGGCGCTCGGGGTACTCGCTTCCCCACTTCATGAACGCCCGAATCGCGGTTGGCGCCGTGTAGAAGACGTCGACGTCGTTCGTCTCGACCAGTTCCCAGAGGCGGTCGCGCTCGGGGTAATCGGGCGTCCCCTCGTACATCATCGTCGTCGTCCCGAGCGCGAGCGGCCCGTAGACGATGTAGGAGTGGCCGGTGATCCAGCCGATGTCCGCCGCACACCAGTAGGTGTCTTCGGGCTTGACGTCTAGGACGGCCCGGCTCGTCCAGGCGGTGTACGCGAGGTAGCCGCCGGTGGTGTGCTTGACACCCTTTGGCTCGCCGGTCGTCCCCGAGGTGTACATGAGAAAGAGCATGTCCTCCGCGTCGCGCGAGACGGGTTCGACCGACGCGCCCGCGTGCTCGTCGACGAGGTCGCCGTAGTCGTGTGCGCTCGCACCGAGGAAGTGTTTCAACTCGTCGCCGAGGCGGTCGACGACGACCGTTTCGACGTCGTGATCGACGCCGCGAAGCCCCTTATCGGCCTTCTCCTTGTGGTTGAGGGCGTCACCTCGGCGGTAGTAGCCGTCGCAGGTGACGAGGTACTCGCTCTCGGCGGCGTTCATCCGAGTCGCGAGCGCGTCGGCCGAGAAGCCGGCGAAGACGACGCTGTGGGGTGCGCCGATGCGGGCGCAGGCGAGCATAGCGATCGGCAGCTCCGGAATCATCGGCAGATAGAGCGTCACGACGTCGTCTTCCTCCACGCCGAGGTCACGAAGGGCGGCGGCGAACGCTTCTACCTCGTTCAGGAGGTCGCCATAGGTGTACGTACGTGTCTCGCCCGGTTCGCCCTCCCACTTGATCGCCGCTCGATTCTTCGATCCGTTCTCGACGTGACGATCGAGACAGTTGGCCGAGGCGTTGAGCGAGCCGCCGGTGAACCACTCGTAGAACGGCGGATTCGAGTCGTCGAGTACCGTCGCGTACGGTTCGTCCCACGTGAGCAGGTCCGCGGCCGCTTCCCAGCACTCGGGCCACTCCTCGGCGAACGATTCGCGAACGTCGGCGTCCGTGACGTTGGCCTGGTCCGTAAACGATGATGGTGGATCGAACGATTCCTGCTCGGCGAGGCGGGCTTCGAGTTCCACCTCCGGTTCGTCACTCATGATCACGTGAACGTTCATCGAAGGGCTGGATAAACGTTCGCCCGGTCGAAGGTCCGTCAGCAATCGCCGCGGTCGAATGCGGATACTCGAACGCTACGGTCGGGTCGTCTACCTCGCCAGACTCGGCGTTCCGGTCTCGACGTAGTAGTCTTTCATACTGACTACGTAGGCCAGGATCGCCAGGTTGAGCGTCAGGCCGAACAGACCGAACATGCCGATTCCGGAGTCCACGACGCCGTAGACGCGAATCAGCGCGTCAA
This region includes:
- the acs gene encoding acetate--CoA ligase; this translates as MSDEPEVELEARLAEQESFDPPSSFTDQANVTDADVRESFAEEWPECWEAAADLLTWDEPYATVLDDSNPPFYEWFTGGSLNASANCLDRHVENGSKNRAAIKWEGEPGETRTYTYGDLLNEVEAFAAALRDLGVEEDDVVTLYLPMIPELPIAMLACARIGAPHSVVFAGFSADALATRMNAAESEYLVTCDGYYRRGDALNHKEKADKGLRGVDHDVETVVVDRLGDELKHFLGASAHDYGDLVDEHAGASVEPVSRDAEDMLFLMYTSGTTGEPKGVKHTTGGYLAYTAWTSRAVLDVKPEDTYWCAADIGWITGHSYIVYGPLALGTTTMMYEGTPDYPERDRLWELVETNDVDVFYTAPTAIRAFMKWGSEYPERRDLSSLRLLGTVGEPINPRAWKWYYKHIGDEGCPIVDTWWQTETGGMMVTTLPGIDTMKPGSAGPPLPGIDATVVDTDGEPVEPGNAGYLTVQQPWPGMLRTLYNNDERFIDEYWREYSDTDSDDPEDWVYFPEDGAKLDDDGYITVLGRVDDVINVSGHRLGTMEIESAIVGVSGVAEAAVVGGTHDVKGEAVYAYVILEDGQEASDAMYDRVVEGVEGAIGPIARPEEVIFTPELPKTRSGKIMRRLLEDVASGDELGDTSTLRNPAVVEEIQSRVSEE